One Echeneis naucrates chromosome 1, fEcheNa1.1, whole genome shotgun sequence DNA segment encodes these proteins:
- the LOC115042852 gene encoding voltage-dependent calcium channel gamma-3 subunit-like → MRLCNRGVMMLLTTAGAFCAFSLMTIAVGTDYWLYSRGMCRSKSLSDNDTVRKNEEVLTHSGLWRTCCTEGTLQGVCKDIDHFPEDADYEQDAAEYLLRAVRASSLFPILSVGLLFLGGVCVAASEFYKSRYNVILSAGILFVSAGLSNIIGIIVYISANSGDPSQSDNKKSYSYGWSFYFGALSFVLAEMVGVLAVHVFIEKHRQLRTKGRPSVVKLPISRSSSYYRNRYYQNRCRRNSYRSNHSAGDSTSHSFQASLVQDRELSLSNDSKVTSMAGLPAPVTVRSEFMLYALTPPIKDGKINMAVDDLTTAAAHNNTEMLPGNCATNRRTTPV, encoded by the exons ATGAGGCTGTGCAACCGGGGAgtgatgatgctgctgaccACGGCGGGGGCTTTCTGCGCCTTCAGCCTCATGACCATCGCCGTCGGCACCGACTACTGGCTGTACTCCCGGGGGATGTGCCGCTCCAAAAGCCTGAGCGACAACGACACGGTGCGGAAGAACGAGGAGGTCCTGACCCATTCCGGCCTGTGGAGGACCTGCTGCACCGAGg GAACGCTTCAGGGTGTTTGTAAAGACATTGATCATTTTCCTGAAGATGCAGACTATGAGCAGGATGCTGCAGAGTATTTACTGC gaGCCGTACGAGCCTCCAGCCTCTTCCCCATTCTCAGCGTGGGGTTGTTATTTCtcggaggtgtgtgtgttgctgccaGTGAGTTCTACAAGTCACGCTACAACGTCATACTCAGCGCGGGTATactctttgtctctgcag GTCTCAGTAACATCATTGGCATCATTGTGTACATATCAGCCAACTCAGGTGACCCCAGCCAGAGTGACAACAAGAAGAGCTACTCCTATGGCTggtctttttattttggggcTTTGTCCTTTGTGCTGGCTGAGATGGTGGGCGTCCTTGCTGTGCACGTGTTCATAGAAAAGCACAGGCAGCTGCGCACTAAAGGCCGACCCTCAGTTGTAAAGCTGCCCATCTCCCGCAGCTCATCTTACTACCGCAACCGGTACTACCAGAACCGCTGCCGTCGAAACAGTTACAGGAGCAACCACAGTGCAGGAGACTCAACCTCACATTCTTTCCAAGCATCCCTGGTGCAAGACAGAGAGCTGTCCCTGTCCAATGATTCCAAAGTCACCAGCATGGCAGGTTTACCAGCACCAGTGACAgtgaggtcagagttcatgctTTATGCCCTAACACCGCCAATCAAAGACGGTAAGATCAACATGGCTGTGGATGATTTAACTACAGCGGCTgctcacaacaacacagagatgcTGCCTGGAAACTGTGCTACAAATAGAAGGACCACTCCTGTTTGA